AAGCTATCCGGCAGATGCGCAGCGAGTTGGGGCGGGAGAATGTGCTCTATGTTCATGTGACTCTCATACCCTATATTTCAGCCACCGGGGAGTTGAAGACCAAACCCACGCAGCACAGCGTTAATGAGCTTCGCCGCATTGGCATTCAGCCTGATGTCATCGTCTGCCGCAGCGATTATCCTATTTCTGAGGCAATAAAGGAGAAGATCTCTCTCTTCTGCAGCGTGGATAAGAGGGCGGTGATACCTTTGCTTACTGTGCCTACGATCTATGAAGTACCTCTTGTCCTTGAGGAAGCCGGGTTAGGCGATCTGATAGTGGAGATGCTAGGGCTACCTTCCACGTCGGCGGACTTGCACGAGTGGCGTGTCCTGGTAGAGAAGATGACTGCTCCTAAGGAACTACTTCCTATTGCCCTAGTCGGCAAATATGTGGAGTTGCGGGATGCTTACATCTCGGTGCGGGAGGCTTTGTGCCATGCTGCCACGCATCTCGACCGCAGGGTAGACCTTCGTTGGGTGCAGTCGGAGGATATGGAGAAGGACGAAGGGAACTGGAGCAATCTTCTTAATTCTGTTCAGGGGATTGTGGTGCCAGGCGGTTTTGGTGTTCGAGGGATAGAAGGTATGATCAAGGCAGCACGGTACGCTCGAGAGCACAAGGTGCCCTATCTAGGTTTGTGCCTTGGGTTGCACATCATGGTAGTGGAACATGCCCGGTATGTTCTCGGGTCGAGTGAACCTCATTCCCAGGAGTTTCGCCCAGATACCCATTACCCTGTCATTCACCTCTTGCCTGAGCAACAGGGGGTGAAGGAGATGGGGGGAACTATGAGGCTTGGTACCTACCCCTGTCACCCGGTTGAAGGTACCCGTGCCGCGGCTGCATACGGTCAGCCGCTAGTCTACGAACGCCATCGCCACCGTTTTGAGTTTAACAATGATTTCCGTTA
This DNA window, taken from Chloroflexota bacterium, encodes the following:
- a CDS encoding CTP synthase, whose translation is MTKYIFVTGGVVSSVGKGITTASIGRIVKSRNISVTIQKLDPYLNVDPGTMSPYQHGEVFVTQDGAETDLDLGHYERFIDIELTTASSVTTGQVYGSVIAKERRGDFLGGTIQVVPHVTNEIKKRIREVGELTGASVVIVEVGGTVGDIEGLPFLEAIRQMRSELGRENVLYVHVTLIPYISATGELKTKPTQHSVNELRRIGIQPDVIVCRSDYPISEAIKEKISLFCSVDKRAVIPLLTVPTIYEVPLVLEEAGLGDLIVEMLGLPSTSADLHEWRVLVEKMTAPKELLPIALVGKYVELRDAYISVREALCHAATHLDRRVDLRWVQSEDMEKDEGNWSNLLNSVQGIVVPGGFGVRGIEGMIKAARYAREHKVPYLGLCLGLHIMVVEHARYVLGSSEPHSQEFRPDTHYPVIHLLPEQQGVKEMGGTMRLGTYPCHPVEGTRAAAAYGQPLVYERHRHRFEFNNDFRYTLDKGGLVASGLSGDGKLVEIVELRDHPWMLATQFHPEFKSRPNRPHPLFLEFIRAAKQTLREGGQHPLLLRHDAREES